One window of the Mixophyes fleayi isolate aMixFle1 chromosome 6, aMixFle1.hap1, whole genome shotgun sequence genome contains the following:
- the AXIN2 gene encoding axin-2 isoform X2 codes for MSSTLLMTHLSDENSSFREDAPRPPVPGEEGQTSCQFPSKSQRSKSMSLSDNPRRNEDGLGEPEGSASPDSPLVRWTKSLHSLLGDQDGAHLFRTFLEREKCVDTLDFWFACNGFRQMDLKDAKTLRVAKAIHKRYIENYSIVSIQLKPPTKVFIRDCIKKQQFDSTMFDQAQAEIQAVMEDNAYQMFLTSDIYLEYVRTGGENTAYFNNIGPGSLKLVSGYLPTLNEEEELNCMDLKQKSLPSVVGLSSKSLRATASSRAKETVDNCFRSCKRNNPINPYHVNSGYVFAPATSANESEISSDAMTDDSMSMTDSSVDGIPPYRAGSKKQQQREMHRSVKANGQVTLPHFPRTHRLPREMTPIEPAVFAAELIARLEKVKQEQETMHTLEARLQQIKEEEEKEDCEATVCSQPTREVSVLPHQPSVQASSVSSEDDPQAILDDHLSRVLKTPGCQSPGVGRARSPDRSRVPRPTLLPVAPSACPMLTKSFVTKQTTKHVHHHYIHHHTAPKSKEEIEAEAARRVQCLCTGSADYCCYLKTRTHCKGMDLSLLHMDNAGSRAGTIVYQLPGEELVQPNWQRVVESETERQSKHRSHSAQNTKRTAACETTRASSAERPVRHHPWNAPGAHTRNQQLSHPLAQDAPVTTMASPNTLAQLEEACRRLAEVSRPPKQRCPSSSHQRSHSVPCQSGSATPMPEDPKEPKKLPSVLSPSELTVTYFFCGEEIPYRRMLKSHSLTLGHFKEQLSKKGNYRYEARTIPV; via the exons ATGAGCAGTACCTTGTTGATGACTCACCTTTCGGATGAGAACAGTAGCTTCAGGGAAGACGCCCCACGTCCACCGGTGCCAGGAGAAGAAGGTCAGACATCATGCCAATTTCCGTCAAAAAGCCAAAGATCAAAGTCTATGTCACTTTCAGACAATCCTAGGAGAAACGAAGATGGTTTGGGGGAGCCGGAAGGCAGTGCTTCCCCAGATTCACCCCTGGTCAGATGGACTAAATCCTTGCATTCCTTGTTGGGTGATCAGGATGGCGCCCATCTTTTTAGGACCTTCTTGGAGAGGGAAAAATGTGTGGATACTTTAGACTTCTGGTTTGCCTGCAATGGTTTTAGGCAGATGGACCTCAAGGATGCCAAAACACTGAGGGTAGCCAAGGCCATCCACAAACGCTATATTGAGAACTACAGCATTGTGTCCATACAGCTGAAACCCCCAACCAAAGTTTTCATAAGGGATTGCATTAAGAAGCAGCAGTTTGACTCGACCATGTTTGACCAAGCTCAGGCTGAGATCCAAGCAGTGATGGAGGACAATGCCTACCAGATGTTTTTGACCTCTGACATATACCTCGAATATGTAAGGACTGGTGGAGAGAACACAGCTTATTTCAACAATATAGGACCAGGGAGTTTAAAACTGGTCAGTGGCTATCTACCCACCTTGAATGAGGAAGAGGAGTTGAACTGTATGGACTTAAAACAAAAGAGCTTGCCCTCTGTGGTGGGTCTGTCTAGCAAATCCCTGAGGGCTACTGCAAGTTCAAGAGCCAAGGAAACTGTGGATAACTGCTTCAG GTCGTGCAAGAGGAACAATCCCATTAATCCTTACCATGTGAATTCTGGGTATGTGTTTGCCCCCGCCACTAGCGCCAATGAGAGCGAAATATCTAGCGATGCCATGACGGATGACTCCATGTCAATGACGGACAGTAGTGT GGATGGCATTCCTCCATATCGGGCTGGCAGCAAGAAACAGCAGCAGCGAGAGATGCATCGAAGTGTGAAAGCCAACGGGCAGGTCACATTACCTCATTTTCCA AGGACGCACCGGCTGCCCAGAGAGATGACTCCCATAGAACCGGCAGTGTTTGCGGCTGAGCTCATCGCGCGGCTGGAGAAGGTTAAGCAGGAACAAGAGACTATGCACACGTTGGAAGCCAGACTGCAGCAGATCAAAGAG gaagaagaaaaagaggaCTGTGAGGCCACTGTGTGCTCTCAGCCGACACGTGAGGTCTCTGTTCTGCCCCACCAGCCCTCTGTACAAGCATCCTCAGTCTCCAGTGAAGATGACCCTCAAGCCATCCTAGATGACCATTTATCGAGAGTTCTGAAGACTCCTGGCTGTCAGTCTCCTGGGGTGGGAAGAGCTCGTTCCCCTGACCGCTCTCGTGTCCCAAGGCCTACGTTACTGCCAGTGGCCCCATCGGCCTGCCCTATGCTCACCAAGAGTTTTGTCACGAAGCAGACCACCAAACACGTCCACCACCATTACATCCATCACCACACCGCGCCGAAGTCTAAAGAGGAGATCGAGGCGGAGGCTGCTCGCCGGGTGCAGTGTCTCTGCACTGGTTCTGCAGACTATTGCTGCTACCTGAAAACCAGGACACATTGCAAGGGCATGGACCTGTCACTACTACATATGGACAATGCAGG CAGTCGGGCTGGGACCATTGTATACCAGCTCCCGGGAGAAGAACTCGTACAACCGAACTGGCAGCGAGTGGTGGAGAGTGAGACTGAGCGACAGAGCAAGCACAGATCTCACAG CGCTCAGAACACAAAGAGGACGGCGGCTTGTGAAACCACTCGAGCCTCGTCAGCGGAGCGTCCTGTTCGTCATCACCCGTGGAACGCCCCCGGCGCTCACACTCGGAACCAGCAGCTCTCGCATCCGCTTGCCCAGGATGCTCCCGTGACCACGATGGCATCTCCCAACACTCTCGCTCAGCTGGAAGAAGCCTGCAGAAGGCTGGCAGAGGTGTCGAGACCGCCAAAGCAAAG GTGCCCGTCTTCCAGCCACCAGCGGAGTCACTCTGTGCCCTGCCAGTCTGGGTCAGCCACCCCTATGCCCGAAGA cCCTAAAGAACCAAAGAAGCTGCCAAGTGTCTTGTCCCCCAGCGAGCTGACAGTCACCTACTTTTTCTGCGGGGAAGAAATTCCGTACCGGAGAATGCTGAAATCCCACAGCCTGACACTGGGGCACTTCAAAGAACAGCTGAGCAAAAAAGGCAATTATAGGTACGAGGCAAGAACTATACCGGTGTAA
- the AXIN2 gene encoding axin-2 isoform X1, translating into MSSTLLMTHLSDENSSFREDAPRPPVPGEEGQTSCQFPSKSQRSKSMSLSDNPRRNEDGLGEPEGSASPDSPLVRWTKSLHSLLGDQDGAHLFRTFLEREKCVDTLDFWFACNGFRQMDLKDAKTLRVAKAIHKRYIENYSIVSIQLKPPTKVFIRDCIKKQQFDSTMFDQAQAEIQAVMEDNAYQMFLTSDIYLEYVRTGGENTAYFNNIGPGSLKLVSGYLPTLNEEEELNCMDLKQKSLPSVVGLSSKSLRATASSRAKETVDNCFRSCKRNNPINPYHVNSGYVFAPATSANESEISSDAMTDDSMSMTDSSVDGIPPYRAGSKKQQQREMHRSVKANGQVTLPHFPRTHRLPREMTPIEPAVFAAELIARLEKVKQEQETMHTLEARLQQIKEEEEKEDCEATVCSQPTREVSVLPHQPSVQASSVSSEDDPQAILDDHLSRVLKTPGCQSPGVGRARSPDRSRVPRPTLLPVAPSACPMLTKSFVTKQTTKHVHHHYIHHHTAPKSKEEIEAEAARRVQCLCTGSADYCCYLKTRTHCKGMDLSLLHMDNAGSRAGTIVYQLPGEELVQPNWQRVVESETERQSKHRSHSAQNTKRTAACETTRASSAERPVRHHPWNAPGAHTRNQQLSHPLAQDAPVTTMASPNTLAQLEEACRRLAEVSRPPKQRCPSSSHQRSHSVPCQSGSATPMPEDPKEPKKLPSVLSPSELTVTYFFCGEEIPYRRMLKSHSLTLGHFKEQLSKKGNYRYYFKKASHEFDCGAVFEEVCDDESILPMYEGRVLGKVERID; encoded by the exons ATGAGCAGTACCTTGTTGATGACTCACCTTTCGGATGAGAACAGTAGCTTCAGGGAAGACGCCCCACGTCCACCGGTGCCAGGAGAAGAAGGTCAGACATCATGCCAATTTCCGTCAAAAAGCCAAAGATCAAAGTCTATGTCACTTTCAGACAATCCTAGGAGAAACGAAGATGGTTTGGGGGAGCCGGAAGGCAGTGCTTCCCCAGATTCACCCCTGGTCAGATGGACTAAATCCTTGCATTCCTTGTTGGGTGATCAGGATGGCGCCCATCTTTTTAGGACCTTCTTGGAGAGGGAAAAATGTGTGGATACTTTAGACTTCTGGTTTGCCTGCAATGGTTTTAGGCAGATGGACCTCAAGGATGCCAAAACACTGAGGGTAGCCAAGGCCATCCACAAACGCTATATTGAGAACTACAGCATTGTGTCCATACAGCTGAAACCCCCAACCAAAGTTTTCATAAGGGATTGCATTAAGAAGCAGCAGTTTGACTCGACCATGTTTGACCAAGCTCAGGCTGAGATCCAAGCAGTGATGGAGGACAATGCCTACCAGATGTTTTTGACCTCTGACATATACCTCGAATATGTAAGGACTGGTGGAGAGAACACAGCTTATTTCAACAATATAGGACCAGGGAGTTTAAAACTGGTCAGTGGCTATCTACCCACCTTGAATGAGGAAGAGGAGTTGAACTGTATGGACTTAAAACAAAAGAGCTTGCCCTCTGTGGTGGGTCTGTCTAGCAAATCCCTGAGGGCTACTGCAAGTTCAAGAGCCAAGGAAACTGTGGATAACTGCTTCAG GTCGTGCAAGAGGAACAATCCCATTAATCCTTACCATGTGAATTCTGGGTATGTGTTTGCCCCCGCCACTAGCGCCAATGAGAGCGAAATATCTAGCGATGCCATGACGGATGACTCCATGTCAATGACGGACAGTAGTGT GGATGGCATTCCTCCATATCGGGCTGGCAGCAAGAAACAGCAGCAGCGAGAGATGCATCGAAGTGTGAAAGCCAACGGGCAGGTCACATTACCTCATTTTCCA AGGACGCACCGGCTGCCCAGAGAGATGACTCCCATAGAACCGGCAGTGTTTGCGGCTGAGCTCATCGCGCGGCTGGAGAAGGTTAAGCAGGAACAAGAGACTATGCACACGTTGGAAGCCAGACTGCAGCAGATCAAAGAG gaagaagaaaaagaggaCTGTGAGGCCACTGTGTGCTCTCAGCCGACACGTGAGGTCTCTGTTCTGCCCCACCAGCCCTCTGTACAAGCATCCTCAGTCTCCAGTGAAGATGACCCTCAAGCCATCCTAGATGACCATTTATCGAGAGTTCTGAAGACTCCTGGCTGTCAGTCTCCTGGGGTGGGAAGAGCTCGTTCCCCTGACCGCTCTCGTGTCCCAAGGCCTACGTTACTGCCAGTGGCCCCATCGGCCTGCCCTATGCTCACCAAGAGTTTTGTCACGAAGCAGACCACCAAACACGTCCACCACCATTACATCCATCACCACACCGCGCCGAAGTCTAAAGAGGAGATCGAGGCGGAGGCTGCTCGCCGGGTGCAGTGTCTCTGCACTGGTTCTGCAGACTATTGCTGCTACCTGAAAACCAGGACACATTGCAAGGGCATGGACCTGTCACTACTACATATGGACAATGCAGG CAGTCGGGCTGGGACCATTGTATACCAGCTCCCGGGAGAAGAACTCGTACAACCGAACTGGCAGCGAGTGGTGGAGAGTGAGACTGAGCGACAGAGCAAGCACAGATCTCACAG CGCTCAGAACACAAAGAGGACGGCGGCTTGTGAAACCACTCGAGCCTCGTCAGCGGAGCGTCCTGTTCGTCATCACCCGTGGAACGCCCCCGGCGCTCACACTCGGAACCAGCAGCTCTCGCATCCGCTTGCCCAGGATGCTCCCGTGACCACGATGGCATCTCCCAACACTCTCGCTCAGCTGGAAGAAGCCTGCAGAAGGCTGGCAGAGGTGTCGAGACCGCCAAAGCAAAG GTGCCCGTCTTCCAGCCACCAGCGGAGTCACTCTGTGCCCTGCCAGTCTGGGTCAGCCACCCCTATGCCCGAAGA cCCTAAAGAACCAAAGAAGCTGCCAAGTGTCTTGTCCCCCAGCGAGCTGACAGTCACCTACTTTTTCTGCGGGGAAGAAATTCCGTACCGGAGAATGCTGAAATCCCACAGCCTGACACTGGGGCACTTCAAAGAACAGCTGAGCAAAAAAGGCAATTATAG GTATTACTTCAAGAAAGCCAGCCACGAATTTGATTGTGGTGCAGTATTTGAGGAGGTTTGCGACGATGAATCCATTCTGCCAATGTACGAGGGCAGAGTGCTTGGTAAAGTGGAGCGTATTGACTGA